The DNA window TTCCTGTTTCGAAAATTTCAGTTTCTGTTTCTTGCTCCTCAAAACTTGGAGCATCTCTGTGTATTGGTAAATACTCATCTGTTTCAACTGGTCCGTTATCGTCAACTGGTTGTCCTAAAACATTTAATATTCTTCCTAATACTGCTTTTCCTACTGGAACTTTTATAGGTGCTCCAGTATCTATTACTTCCATACCTCTTTGTAGTCCGTCAGTAGAATCCATTGCTACCGCTCTTATTACATTATTACCTAAGTGTTGTTGTACTTCTAGTACAAGTTCTTTATCATCAACCTTAACTTTTAAGGCATTGTATATATTAGGCAATTTATCTTTAAAAGCAACGTCTACAACGGCACTAATAATCTGAGTTATAGTTCCTTTGTTTTCCACCCTATTGCCTCCTAATCATTAATTTAAAGCTGCTGCTCCACCAACGATCTCTGTGATCTCTTGAGTAATTGCAGCTTGTCTTTCTCTATTGTACTTCAAGTTAAGCATTGTCATCATCTCTTCTGCATTTTCAGTTGCATTCTTCATAGAGTTCTTTCTAGCTGAATGCTCACTTGCAGCGTTATTTAATAGAGCTTGATAAATCTCAACATTTAAATATTTTGGAAGAAGAGCAGATAAAATTGTCTCTGCATCTGGTTCAAAAATATATGAAGTATTTTCTTTAGCTTCTACTCTTTCTATTGGAATAAGTCTTTTAACTGTTAGATCACTTCTAAGAGCTGATACGAATTTATTATAGATTACATATACTTCATCAAAGATGTTTTCATAGTAGTAATCTACAATGTTTTCACTGATCTCTTGAGCTTTTTTACCCATAGTTTCAGGAACAAGTTGTACATAACTTGCTTTTAAATCATAATTTCTCTTAGCACAGTAATCTCTTGCTTTCTTTCCGATAGCAATTACTGAAACCTCTTTTCCACTATTAGCTTTTCTAATTTTTTCTAACTCTTTTAATGTTGCATGGTTAAAACTTCCACAAAGTCCTGTATCTGAAGTCATAACTATAACACCAATCTTTTTAACTTCATCTCTTCCATCAAAAAGAGGATGTCTTTCACTCTTTATTCCAGCTGCTATATTTGAAAGTATAGTTTGAATACTTTCAGCAAATGGTCTAGATTTTACAACTAGAGCTGAAAATCTTTTAAACTTAGTAGTAGAAACAATTTCCATGGCTTTAGTAATTTGGTGAGTAGACTGAACACTTTTTATTCTGTTTTTTATCTCTTTAGCTCCAGCCATTCTCCCACCTCTTTCTAGTTAAAATTCTTTTTAAATGCGTTAATAGCATCTCCTAATTTTGCTTCAATCTCTTTATCAAGAGCTTTTTTCTCTCTAATTTCATCAAGAATATTAGTTGTATTTTTTAATTCAGTTATTAATTCTGCTTCAAATCTTCTTACTTTATCTAACTCAACAGAATCTAAATATCCATTGATTAATGCGAAGAATGATACTACTTGCTCTTCAACAGCATATGGTTTGTATTGAGATTGTTTTAATACTTCCATGATTCTGTGTCCTCTCTCTAGTTGAGCTTTTGTAGCTTTATCTAGGTCAGAACCAAATTGAGCAAATGTTAATAACTCATTATATTGTGCTAATTCAAGTTTTACTTTAGCAGCAACTTGTTTCATAGCTTTTATTTGAGCTGATCCTCCAACCCTTGAAACTGAGATACCTGCGTTGATAGCTGGTCTGAATCCAGAGTTAAATAATTGAGAATCTAGGAATATTTGTCCATCTGTAATTGAAATTACGTTAGTTGGAATGTATGCTGATACGTCTCCAGCTTGTGTTTCAATTATTGGTAGAGCTGTTATTGACCCTCCACCTAATTTATCAGATAATTTAGCTGCTCTTTCAAGTAATCTTGAGTGTAAATAGAATACGTCTCCTGGATAAGCTTCTCTTCCAGGTGGTCTCTTAAGTAATAATGACATCTCTCTGTAAGCTACTGCATGTTTAGAAAGGTCATCATATATTATTAATACATGCTCTCCCTTATCCATGAAGTACTCTCCCATAGCTACTCCTGAATATGGTGCCATATATTGTAATGGTGCAGCTTCTGATGCTGTAGCAGCAACGATAGTAGTGTACTCCATAGCTCCTGCATCTTCAAGCTTTTTATAGATTTGTGCTACAGTTGATCTCTTTTGTCCAATAGCAACATAGATACATTTTACCCCTGTTCCTTTTTGGTTGATAATAGCGTCAATAGCTATAGCAGTTTTTCCTGTTTGTCTGTCTCCGATAATTAATTCCCTTTGTCCTCTTCCAATAGGTACCATTCCGTCTATTGACTTGATTCCTGTTTGTAGTGGCTCAGATACAGGTTTTCTAGAGATAATTCCTGATGCCTTTCTCTCGATCTCCATGTATTTTTCAGGTTTAATCTCACCTTTTCCATCAATTGGTTCTCCAAGGGCATTAACTACTCTTCCTAACATAGCTTCCCCTGCTGGAACTGAAACAACTCTTCCAGTAGCTTTAACTTCATCTCCTTCTTTAATTAGAGAGAAGTCTCCTAGAATAACGGCTCCAACGTTATCCTCTTCTAGGTTTAGTGCCATTCCCATAACACCGTGTGGGAATTCAAGAAGTTCTCCTGACATTGCACTGCTAAGTCCGTAGATTCTTGCAATACCGTCTCCTACTTCTAATACTGAACCTGAAGTTTTTATATCAAGACTTTTTTTATAGTTCTCAATCTCATTTTTGATTATGCTGCTAATCTCTTCTGGTCTAATGTTCAACTGATTTACACCTCCTGTTACAAATCATTATTTCTTTCTTATATTATCTAGCTCTTTACGTATAGAACCATCTATTACAGTATCACCTATTCTAATGATACCTCCTCCTAAGATGCTCTTATCAATTTTTATAGCCAGTTTAACTTTTTTACCAGTTTTCTTTTCTAAGTTTGCTATTAATTTAGCTTTTTGAGCTTCAGTAGGCTCAACAGCAAAAGTTGCCTCTACGTCAAGAATTTGATTTTTCTCATAGTAGATTTTTAAATACTCAGCTGTAATATTTCTGATGTTTTCCATTCTTTTTTTATCTAAGATATAGAAAATTATATTTTCTATTGTCTCACCAGAGTTTTTAAACATCTCTTTTAAAACTTTTTTCTTCTCATCTAACTCAATAAGAGGATGAGTGATAAAAGTTTTAAATTCATTATCATTTTTATAAAGCTCCATCATTTGATTTAAAGCTTCATATATCTCTTTTACTTTATCAGTAGAAACTGCGATTTCATAGATAGCCTCAGCATATCTTCTTCCTACTTGGTTAGCTATCATTTTTCTTCCCCTACCCCTTCTATAAACTCATCTATTAAGGTAGACTCGATTTTTGGATTTATTCTCTCTTCAATAAGTTTTTCTGCTAATTTAACTGCAAGAACTTTAACTTCCTCTTGTAACATCTCCTTAGCATCTGTTTTCATTTTAAGAGCTTCCATCTCAGCTGTTTTTATTATTTTTTCTCTTTGAGTTTTTGCCTCAGTTAAGATACTTTCTCTTCTCTCATCTGCTTTTTTCTCAGCATTTTTAAGAATTTCATTAGCTTCAATCTTAGCTTTTCTCAAAATCTCTTCAGATTCCTTTTGAAGTTTTATAGCTGCTTTTTTATTTTCATCAGCTTCTCTTAAATCGCTAGTTATCTTTTCTTTTCTACTGTCTAACATTTTACCTAAAGGTTTTTTGAAATACTTGTTAAATACAAATACAAGTATGAAAAAGTTTATTATCTGCCAGAACATATTAATATCTACTGATACTACTGGCATTATAGTTGTCGCCAAATTTTCTACCTCCTTTCCAGATGATAATCAGTTAATTTTTAGTACTGATTAAAGGATTATCCTAATAATCCGATGAAAGGATTTGCATACATTAATATTAATGATACAACTAGTGAGTAGATACCTGTTGACTCAGATACTGCTTGTCCTAAGATCATTGTAGAGATGATATCTCCTTTTGCTTCTGGTTGTCTTGCTACTGATTCAACTGCTTTACCAGCTGCATAACCCTCTCCAATTCCTGGTCCTAATCCAGCTATCATTGCACATCCTACACCTACTGCTGATGCTGCTAATACTATTGTTTTTGCTAATAACATTTGATCCATTTTTATACCTCCTGATATTTTTAAACTTTATTCTTCTATATATTCACTGTCTCCAAGAGAACCTTGAATATATACCATACTTAACATTATAAATACGAAACTTTGTACAAGTCCTGAGAACAAGTCAAAGTATAAGTGTAATCCTGCAGGTATTGCTGCTGGAGCTCCCATATATAGAAGACCCATAATTACTCCTCCTGCAAATGCGTTTCCGAAAAGTCTGACAGATATATTTACTGGCTTTGCAAATTCTCCAACAATATTTAATGGTAACATCACTGGAATTGGTGCTAAGAAACCTTTAAAATATCCTAAAACTCCATTTGTTTTTATACTTGCTTTTAAGAACATAAATGTTGTTAAAAGTGCTAATCCAACTGTTGTATTTAAGTCAGATGTTGGTGACCTAAACGCTGGTGCAAAAGTTATATGCCCATCAGTTATAGAAAACCACGGAATTGGAAAGAAACTTATTGTATTTGCTGTGAATATAAATAGAAATAGTGGTCCAATATATGATAGATATTTTTTCTTCCATGAACCCATCATTTGTCCTACTACACCATCTAAAAAAGCATATATACTTTCTAAAATAAGTTGTAATTTTCCTGGAATTACTTCTAACTTACTTGTTCCAACTCTAAAAAGTATAAACATAAATAATATTAAAAACCAAGTAGTAACTACTGTAATTGTAACTGGTAACCCATATCCACCATTTGCTGTTTCCATTGCAAAAGGTATCTTATGAAGGAACTCTGGTAATGGAATAAAGAAGACTACTCTTGGTCCTTCTACCAAAGGGGGTACCTGAAACTCTATAAAACTCAGTTTCCTAATAATCCCTCCAATTGCTGCTATTATAGCTATTGGAATAATTGTTTTTAGTTTGTTCATTGATTATCAAACCCTCCTTTCTTAATATTATTTTAGGTTTTTATCCCTGATTTTAATAATTTTATCAGAAAGAGCCATTAGTAAAATATTAGCTTTTACATTTAGAAGCCCTAGTCCCGAACATATTATCATTGACAGCCCAAAAAACTTTGCCATCACTCCTAAGTAAATACCATATAAAGCATATCTTTGAAGATATCCTAAAATACCTCTTTTATATGAACCTTGTTGTGTTGCTACTATTTTTTTTACATCTATACATAATAAATAAAGTCCTAAAATAGATACCAAAGCTCCAGAAAACATTCCAAGATAAACCTCTTTACTTCCTATAACTATCCCATAAATCAATATTATTAAAGCTGTTATCCCTGTTCTTTTAAATAAACTTTTTACTCTATCCACTTAATCACCTTATTTTTTCATTATTATCTTATAGGCATTATAAAATCCACTTACAACGCCCAAGATAACTAAAATAATAAACAAAATTGTATTTTTTATAAAGTATTTTTCAATTAATTTATATATTCCTATATACAAGAGTATATTCCCTACCATTACAATTCCCAAATAACTCAATAATGATAAAGCATGAATCACATCTTTGTTTATCCATTTAATATATTTCATATACTCTCACATCACTTCACTATATAATTTTATAATATAAAACAAAAATAGTCAAACTTATTATATTTTTTAACTAGAATTATTTCTTATAATGTTATAAATATCACTTATTTCTTTAATAAATATATATGTCTTTTTCCAGCTATTTTATCATTGATGACTTTTTTTAGTAGTTTTAGTCCTGATTTTGATATACTTTCTTCTATTTCTATACTGGAAAATATTTTTTTGGAATAACTCTCATTTAATTTATCCCAACTTCCTCTTGAGTTTTTTAAGAAATATGTAGCATCTATATAGTCTATTCCCTCTTCTATCTCATGTTCCCAAATACAAGTTATATCTTTTCTGTTGTCTACAAAAACATCTCCTGGAAACATACTCTCCATAAACTCTCTATCTACAACATCAAAAATATATACTCCTTCAGGATTTAATGATTTCTCAACACTTTTTAAATGACTTTCTAATTCTTCAACAGATAATATATGATTTACTGTGTCAAATAGAGATACCATTATATCATATCTATAACCTGTATCAAACTCTACCATATCCCCTAAAAAAAGCTTTACCTCTCTGTGCTTTAACTTTCTTTGAGCTATTTTTAACATTCCCTCTGATAGATCCATTCCATCACATTGATAATTTTTAGCCATTCTTAACAGAAGTTCTCCAGTTCCACACCCTATATCTAAAAGTCTTTTTCCATTAGGTTGTCCTTCACAAATAAGTTCTTCTATCTGCTTTTCCCAAGCACCATAGTCTGAAAACTCCATAAATTTATCATATAATTTTGAGAAAACCTTATACATCTATATCTCCTTATTCTAAGCTAATTCTCTTTTTACAACTTCAGCTATCTCATTTACAACTTTTTCTACCATTTCCATCTCTTTCCCCTCTACCATTACTCTTACTAATGGCTCAGTTCCAGATGTTCTTACTAAAACTCTTCCTAATTCTTCCATCTCTTTTTCTTTTATTGCTATAAAATCTGTTATATTTTTATTTTGATTCCATAAATTTTTCTTTTGATTGTCTACTCTTACGTTAACAAGTTGTTGTGGCCAATCTTTTATATCTTTTATCATTTCATCTAAATATTTCTTCTCATCTCTTAGAGCTTCAACTAATTTTAATGATGTTAAAACTCCATCTCCAGTTGTTGCATATTGTAGTAAAATTATATGTCCAGATTGTTCTCCACCTATAACAGCATCATGTTCTATCATTTTTTCTAATACATATCTATCTCCAACATTAGCTCTTATAAGTTTTATATCATTTTCTTTAAGATAATTTTCAAATCCCATATTACTCATTACTGTAGTAACTACTTGATTTCCTTTTAATTCTCCTTTTCTCTTCATTCCAAGAGCAAGTGTTGCAATTATCTTATCTCCATCTATTATATTTCCAAATCTATCCACAGCAATAAGTCTGTCTGCATCTCCATCATAAGCAAGACCTAAATCTGCTTCATACCCTACAACAACTTTTGATAAAATTTCTGGATGAGTAGATCCACATTTTACATTTATATTTGTTCCATTAGGAGCATCATTTATAATAACTACCTCTGCTCCTAAAGCTAAAAATACATCTTTAGCCACTCTATAAGCAGATCCATTTGCTGTATCTACAACAATTTTCATTCCAGAAAAATCACCATTTACTGAACTTAATAAATGATCTCTATATAAGTAATACTCATCTTCTGCATACTTAAATTTTCCTACTTTATCTCCAGCTATTGGATTTGATAATATTGTTGGATCATCCATCAATCTTTCTATCTCTAATTCTACCTCATCTGGTAATTTATATCCATTTCCTGCAAAAACTTTAAGTCCATTATCTTTAGCTGGATTATGAGAAGCTGATATCATAATTCCTGCATCAGCTTTTTTAGCTTTTGTTAAATAAGCTACTGCTGGAGTTGAAATTACTCCCACAAAGTCTACTGATACTCCCATAGAAGTTAATCCAGCTAATAATGCTGATCTTAACATATATCCAGAAATTCTTGTATCACAACCTAAAATAACTTTAATTTTTTTCTTATCTGGATTTTCTCTTTTTAAATAAAATCCTAAGGCATATCCAAGTCTTAAGGCTATATCAACTGTTAATTCTCTATTTGCTTCCCCTCTTATTCCATCTGTACCAAAATATTTTCTCATTTTCTAATACTCCTTCTTAAATTTAACTTCTCTGCTATAAATCCTGTAATTATTCCTGCTCCTACTCCAATAATTAAAAAAATCCACACAAATCCCAAAATTGATTTTGAGTATATTGATATATTCCTAAACATAAGAAAATAGACGACTATCAATTGAAAAAGATTGTGTAGAAAAGCTGACATTGAACTGATTGCTATTAGTGAAAAATGATTTCTAAATTTATATAATCCTATCATAAATATAGTAGTTAAACTTCCTGCAGTCAAACTTATAATAAATCCTGGGGTAAAAAGTGTTCCCAACATAAGTCCTTGAATAAAGATTCTAAGTAAGACTAACTCTAAAGCAAACTTAGAATCAAATTTTTCAAGGGCTATCAAAACTGCTATATTTGATAGCCCTATTTTCATCCAAGGAAATGGTTTTGGAATAAAATTTTCTGCTAATGAAAGATATAAAGCCACTAATACTAAGGCTGTTAAATACATTTCTCTACGTTTATTATTCATTAAACTCTTAAAGCTGCCTTCATTCCTAATCTATCACTATATTTTTCCAAAATTGGTTTTACTTCTATATTTATAAACTCTTCTGTTTGCTCAGGAGCAAATCCTATAAAGTTTTTAGGATCTAAAATCTCTAACAATCTTTCTTTATCTAAGTTAAAATACTTATCATTTAAAATTCTTTCAATTAAATCGTTATCTTTTCCTTCAACTTTTACATTTTTTCCAGCTTCCATTGAATGAACTCTTATTCTTTCATGAAGCTCTTGTCTATCTCCACCATTTTTTACACATTCCATTATTATATACTCAGTTGACATAAATGGTAATTCAGACATAATTCTTTTTTCTATCATTTTTGGATAAACTACTAAACCATCTAATACATTTTTCCAAATTATTAAGATAGCATCTACAGCTAAAAATGCTTGTGGTAGTGATAATCTTTTATTAGCTGAATCATCTAAAGTTCTTTCAAACCATTGAGTAGAAGCTGTCATTGCTGTACTTTGTTGTAATGCTATTACAAACTTAGCTAATGATGAAATTCTTTCACTTCTCATTGGATTTCTCTTATATGCCATAGCTGATGATCCTATTTGACTCTTTTCAAATGGTTCCTCTATCTCTTTTAAATGTTGTAAAAGTCTTAAGTCATTTGTAAATTTATGAGCTGATTGAGCTATATTTGCAAGTAAATTCATTATTTCAGAGTCAACTTTTCTATCATATGTTTGACCTGTTACTAAGAATCTCTTATCAAATCCCATTTTCTCAGTTATTCTTCTATCTAATTCTTTTACTTTTTCAAAATCTCCATCAAAAAGTTCTTGGAAACTTGCTTGTGTTCCAGTTGTTCCCTTTACTCCTCTAAATCTTAAAGTTTTTTCTCTAAATTCTAACTCTTCAAAATCTAATAATAAACTTTGTAACCATAAAGTTGCTCTTTTTCCAACAGTTGTAAGTTGAGCTGCTTGGAAATGAGTAAATCCTAAAGTAGGTAAATCTTTATTTGCCATAGCAAATTTTGACATTTCAGAAATTACATTCACTAATTTTGTTTTGATAATATCTAATCCATCTTTTATTTGAATTAGGTCAGTATTATCTCCAACATAAGCACTTGTAGCTCCTAAATGAATTATAGGCATAGCTTTTGGAGCTTGTGTTCCGAAAGTATGAACGTGAGCCATTACATCGTGTCTAAATTCAGCTTCTTTTTTTGCAGCAAGTTCATAATCAATATTAT is part of the uncultured Fusobacterium sp. genome and encodes:
- the atpG gene encoding ATP synthase F1 subunit gamma, yielding MAGAKEIKNRIKSVQSTHQITKAMEIVSTTKFKRFSALVVKSRPFAESIQTILSNIAAGIKSERHPLFDGRDEVKKIGVIVMTSDTGLCGSFNHATLKELEKIRKANSGKEVSVIAIGKKARDYCAKRNYDLKASYVQLVPETMGKKAQEISENIVDYYYENIFDEVYVIYNKFVSALRSDLTVKRLIPIERVEAKENTSYIFEPDAETILSALLPKYLNVEIYQALLNNAASEHSARKNSMKNATENAEEMMTMLNLKYNRERQAAITQEITEIVGGAAALN
- the atpA gene encoding F0F1 ATP synthase subunit alpha, with protein sequence MNIRPEEISSIIKNEIENYKKSLDIKTSGSVLEVGDGIARIYGLSSAMSGELLEFPHGVMGMALNLEEDNVGAVILGDFSLIKEGDEVKATGRVVSVPAGEAMLGRVVNALGEPIDGKGEIKPEKYMEIERKASGIISRKPVSEPLQTGIKSIDGMVPIGRGQRELIIGDRQTGKTAIAIDAIINQKGTGVKCIYVAIGQKRSTVAQIYKKLEDAGAMEYTTIVAATASEAAPLQYMAPYSGVAMGEYFMDKGEHVLIIYDDLSKHAVAYREMSLLLKRPPGREAYPGDVFYLHSRLLERAAKLSDKLGGGSITALPIIETQAGDVSAYIPTNVISITDGQIFLDSQLFNSGFRPAINAGISVSRVGGSAQIKAMKQVAAKVKLELAQYNELLTFAQFGSDLDKATKAQLERGHRIMEVLKQSQYKPYAVEEQVVSFFALINGYLDSVELDKVRRFEAELITELKNTTNILDEIREKKALDKEIEAKLGDAINAFKKNFN
- the atpH gene encoding ATP synthase F1 subunit delta; this translates as MIANQVGRRYAEAIYEIAVSTDKVKEIYEALNQMMELYKNDNEFKTFITHPLIELDEKKKVLKEMFKNSGETIENIIFYILDKKRMENIRNITAEYLKIYYEKNQILDVEATFAVEPTEAQKAKLIANLEKKTGKKVKLAIKIDKSILGGGIIRIGDTVIDGSIRKELDNIRKK
- the atpF gene encoding F0F1 ATP synthase subunit B → MATTIMPVVSVDINMFWQIINFFILVFVFNKYFKKPLGKMLDSRKEKITSDLREADENKKAAIKLQKESEEILRKAKIEANEILKNAEKKADERRESILTEAKTQREKIIKTAEMEALKMKTDAKEMLQEEVKVLAVKLAEKLIEERINPKIESTLIDEFIEGVGEEK
- the atpE gene encoding ATP synthase F0 subunit C, whose amino-acid sequence is MDQMLLAKTIVLAASAVGVGCAMIAGLGPGIGEGYAAGKAVESVARQPEAKGDIISTMILGQAVSESTGIYSLVVSLILMYANPFIGLLG
- the atpB gene encoding F0F1 ATP synthase subunit A, which gives rise to METANGGYGLPVTITVVTTWFLILFMFILFRVGTSKLEVIPGKLQLILESIYAFLDGVVGQMMGSWKKKYLSYIGPLFLFIFTANTISFFPIPWFSITDGHITFAPAFRSPTSDLNTTVGLALLTTFMFLKASIKTNGVLGYFKGFLAPIPVMLPLNIVGEFAKPVNISVRLFGNAFAGGVIMGLLYMGAPAAIPAGLHLYFDLFSGLVQSFVFIMLSMVYIQGSLGDSEYIEE
- a CDS encoding ATP synthase subunit I; the protein is MDRVKSLFKRTGITALIILIYGIVIGSKEVYLGMFSGALVSILGLYLLCIDVKKIVATQQGSYKRGILGYLQRYALYGIYLGVMAKFFGLSMIICSGLGLLNVKANILLMALSDKIIKIRDKNLK
- a CDS encoding AtpZ/AtpI family protein, with protein sequence MKYIKWINKDVIHALSLLSYLGIVMVGNILLYIGIYKLIEKYFIKNTILFIILVILGVVSGFYNAYKIIMKK
- a CDS encoding class I SAM-dependent methyltransferase, producing MYKVFSKLYDKFMEFSDYGAWEKQIEELICEGQPNGKRLLDIGCGTGELLLRMAKNYQCDGMDLSEGMLKIAQRKLKHREVKLFLGDMVEFDTGYRYDIMVSLFDTVNHILSVEELESHLKSVEKSLNPEGVYIFDVVDREFMESMFPGDVFVDNRKDITCIWEHEIEEGIDYIDATYFLKNSRGSWDKLNESYSKKIFSSIEIEESISKSGLKLLKKVINDKIAGKRHIYLLKK
- the glmM gene encoding phosphoglucosamine mutase, yielding MRKYFGTDGIRGEANRELTVDIALRLGYALGFYLKRENPDKKKIKVILGCDTRISGYMLRSALLAGLTSMGVSVDFVGVISTPAVAYLTKAKKADAGIMISASHNPAKDNGLKVFAGNGYKLPDEVELEIERLMDDPTILSNPIAGDKVGKFKYAEDEYYLYRDHLLSSVNGDFSGMKIVVDTANGSAYRVAKDVFLALGAEVVIINDAPNGTNINVKCGSTHPEILSKVVVGYEADLGLAYDGDADRLIAVDRFGNIIDGDKIIATLALGMKRKGELKGNQVVTTVMSNMGFENYLKENDIKLIRANVGDRYVLEKMIEHDAVIGGEQSGHIILLQYATTGDGVLTSLKLVEALRDEKKYLDEMIKDIKDWPQQLVNVRVDNQKKNLWNQNKNITDFIAIKEKEMEELGRVLVRTSGTEPLVRVMVEGKEMEMVEKVVNEIAEVVKRELA
- a CDS encoding Gx transporter family protein, whose protein sequence is MNNKRREMYLTALVLVALYLSLAENFIPKPFPWMKIGLSNIAVLIALEKFDSKFALELVLLRIFIQGLMLGTLFTPGFIISLTAGSLTTIFMIGLYKFRNHFSLIAISSMSAFLHNLFQLIVVYFLMFRNISIYSKSILGFVWIFLIIGVGAGIITGFIAEKLNLRRSIRK
- the purB gene encoding adenylosuccinate lyase, producing METNIYSNPLAERYSSKEMLENFSPDKKFSTWRKLWVALAEAEKELGLNITDEQIEEMKANIYNIDYELAAKKEAEFRHDVMAHVHTFGTQAPKAMPIIHLGATSAYVGDNTDLIQIKDGLDIIKTKLVNVISEMSKFAMANKDLPTLGFTHFQAAQLTTVGKRATLWLQSLLLDFEELEFREKTLRFRGVKGTTGTQASFQELFDGDFEKVKELDRRITEKMGFDKRFLVTGQTYDRKVDSEIMNLLANIAQSAHKFTNDLRLLQHLKEIEEPFEKSQIGSSAMAYKRNPMRSERISSLAKFVIALQQSTAMTASTQWFERTLDDSANKRLSLPQAFLAVDAILIIWKNVLDGLVVYPKMIEKRIMSELPFMSTEYIIMECVKNGGDRQELHERIRVHSMEAGKNVKVEGKDNDLIERILNDKYFNLDKERLLEILDPKNFIGFAPEQTEEFINIEVKPILEKYSDRLGMKAALRV